The following proteins are encoded in a genomic region of Nocardioides renjunii:
- a CDS encoding MBL fold metallo-hydrolase produces MTWSGGVFGSTGTCVLAPNAGPMTLDGTNTWVLRDPDSSRSVVVDPGPSTASHLDAIDAAAGDVAVVLLTHHHADHSEAAREYAERHACGVRALDPAHRLGSEGLGEGDVVVVGGLEVHVVATPGHTADSLSFVVPQDRAVLTGDTVLGRGTTVVAHPDGQLGAYLSSLQRLHALCGERGITTVWPGHGPVIDDALGALETYLAHREQRLAQVREALRGLHAAAREGGSFPHDTLPRAIVEVVYADVDPVLWGAAELSVRAQLAYLTSS; encoded by the coding sequence ATGACCTGGTCGGGAGGCGTCTTCGGGTCGACCGGGACGTGCGTGCTCGCGCCCAACGCCGGCCCGATGACGCTCGACGGCACCAACACCTGGGTGCTGCGCGACCCGGACTCGTCACGCTCCGTCGTGGTGGACCCGGGCCCGTCCACCGCGTCGCACCTCGACGCGATCGACGCCGCCGCGGGCGACGTGGCCGTGGTGCTGCTGACCCACCACCACGCCGACCACAGCGAGGCGGCCCGCGAGTACGCCGAGCGGCACGCGTGCGGCGTACGCGCCCTCGACCCGGCGCACCGCCTCGGCTCGGAGGGCCTCGGCGAGGGCGACGTCGTCGTGGTCGGCGGCCTCGAGGTCCACGTCGTGGCCACGCCCGGCCACACGGCCGACTCGCTGTCGTTCGTCGTCCCGCAGGACCGGGCGGTGCTCACCGGCGACACCGTGCTCGGCCGCGGCACCACGGTCGTCGCGCACCCCGACGGCCAGCTCGGCGCCTACCTCTCCTCGCTCCAGCGGCTGCACGCCCTGTGCGGCGAGCGGGGGATCACGACCGTGTGGCCCGGCCACGGCCCGGTGATCGACGACGCCCTCGGCGCGCTCGAGACCTACCTCGCGCACCGCGAGCAGCGGCTCGCCCAGGTGCGCGAGGCGCTGCGCGGGCTGCACGCGGCCGCGCGCGAGGGAGGGTCCTTCCCGCACGACACGCTGCCGCGGGCGATCGTCGAGGTCGTCTATGCCGACGTCGACCCGGTGCTGTGGGGCGCGGCGGAGCTGTCGGTGCGCGCCCAGCTGGCCTACCTCACCTCCTCCTGA
- a CDS encoding NUDIX hydrolase: MSDPAVGSALPTWLSPVVAAASTITVHELTRFMPPDDSDPRRGAVLMVFADREADPTTPDDLAHRGELLLTERAHHMRSHPGQVSFPGGSLDAGETPVEGALREAHEEIGLVPSEVEVFGELPELWLPPSNFAVTPVLGYWRDRGEVRIASPDEVHEIHHVAIAELLDPDNRINVRHPSGWTGPGFLIGPGRDVILWGFTAGIIARLFSYLGWGEDWDRARVRDLPDHMLQGEPRQTDLAPDPAQNTKLEE, encoded by the coding sequence GTGAGCGACCCGGCGGTCGGCAGCGCGCTGCCGACCTGGCTGTCCCCGGTCGTGGCGGCCGCCTCGACGATCACCGTCCACGAGCTCACCCGCTTCATGCCGCCCGACGACAGCGACCCCCGGCGCGGCGCCGTGCTGATGGTCTTCGCCGACCGTGAGGCCGACCCCACCACGCCGGACGACCTCGCCCACCGCGGCGAGCTGCTGCTCACCGAGCGCGCACACCACATGCGCTCCCACCCCGGCCAGGTGTCGTTCCCGGGCGGCTCGCTCGACGCGGGGGAGACGCCGGTGGAGGGGGCCCTGCGCGAGGCCCACGAGGAGATCGGGCTCGTGCCGTCGGAGGTCGAGGTCTTCGGCGAGCTGCCCGAGCTGTGGCTGCCGCCCAGCAACTTCGCGGTCACCCCGGTCCTCGGCTACTGGCGCGACCGCGGTGAGGTGCGCATCGCCAGCCCCGACGAGGTGCACGAGATCCACCACGTCGCGATCGCCGAGCTGCTCGACCCCGACAACCGGATCAACGTCCGCCACCCCAGCGGCTGGACCGGGCCGGGGTTCCTCATCGGGCCCGGGCGCGACGTCATCCTGTGGGGCTTCACGGCCGGGATCATCGCCCGGTTGTTCTCCTACCTCGGCTGGGGCGAGGACTGGGACCGGGCGCGGGTGCGTGACCTGCCGGACCACATGCTGCAAGGTGAACCCCGGCAGACCGACCTCGCCCCCGACCCGGCGCAGAACACCAAGCTCGAGGAGTAG
- a CDS encoding SigE family RNA polymerase sigma factor — protein MITDDEAGFDAFVTARGAALSRTAYLLTGDHHLAQDLVQAALLQAAKHWRRIHTSPEAYVRRAMYHQNISWWRRRKLVETPLLSHDGAARLADADLRLTLDEALARLTAKQRTVLVLRFYEDLTEVETARALGITAGTVKSTTRQALSRLRTLAPELAELIGADA, from the coding sequence ATGATCACGGACGACGAGGCAGGCTTCGATGCCTTCGTGACCGCGCGCGGCGCGGCGCTGTCGCGCACGGCCTACCTGCTCACGGGTGACCACCACCTGGCCCAGGACCTGGTGCAGGCCGCGCTGCTGCAGGCGGCGAAGCACTGGCGGCGCATCCACACCTCGCCGGAGGCCTACGTACGCCGGGCGATGTACCACCAGAACATCTCGTGGTGGCGCCGACGAAAGCTGGTCGAGACGCCGCTGCTGTCCCACGACGGCGCGGCGCGGCTCGCGGACGCCGACCTGCGGCTCACCCTCGACGAGGCGCTCGCGCGCCTGACCGCCAAGCAGCGCACCGTGCTGGTGCTGCGCTTCTACGAGGACCTCACCGAGGTCGAGACCGCGCGCGCGCTCGGCATCACCGCCGGCACCGTGAAGTCGACGACCCGCCAGGCCCTGTCCCGGCTGCGCACCCTCGCGCCGGAGCTGGCCGAGCTGATCGGAGCAGACGCATGA
- a CDS encoding TlpA family protein disulfide reductase yields MTELLGRTLATLLLAVPLAACSSDAGGVDVRPPDVEVDTPALREVKARIGMDDCRPGTGEPVAGGLPEVTLPCLGGGPDVELSTLRGPMVINLWQANCGPCREEMPALEEFHQQHAEQVAVLGIDFNDVHPDGALALAEETGATYPSIADPGGDLMAEETFAIARRGLPVFLFVDADGTVVGQDSGGVASVGEVEDLVAEHLGIDL; encoded by the coding sequence ATGACCGAGCTCCTCGGCAGGACGCTCGCGACCCTGCTGCTCGCCGTCCCGCTGGCCGCGTGCTCGTCCGACGCCGGCGGGGTCGACGTACGCCCTCCCGACGTCGAGGTCGACACGCCGGCGCTGCGCGAGGTCAAGGCGCGCATCGGGATGGACGACTGCCGGCCCGGCACCGGTGAGCCCGTGGCGGGTGGGCTGCCCGAGGTGACCCTGCCGTGCCTCGGCGGCGGTCCCGACGTGGAGCTGTCGACGCTGCGCGGGCCGATGGTGATCAACCTCTGGCAGGCCAACTGCGGTCCGTGCCGCGAGGAGATGCCGGCGCTGGAGGAGTTCCACCAGCAGCACGCCGAGCAGGTGGCCGTGCTCGGCATCGACTTCAACGACGTCCACCCCGACGGCGCGCTCGCGCTGGCCGAGGAGACCGGGGCGACCTACCCCTCGATCGCCGACCCGGGCGGTGACCTGATGGCCGAGGAGACCTTCGCGATCGCCCGTCGTGGCCTGCCGGTCTTCCTCTTCGTCGACGCCGACGGCACGGTCGTCGGCCAGGACTCCGGCGGCGTGGCGTCGGTCGGCGAGGTCGAGGACCTCGTGGCCGAGCACCTCGGGATCGACCTGTGA
- a CDS encoding phage holin family protein, with protein MSTRLTTDPVKDSDPTLGKLVMDAQRDISSLVSKEIQLAKTELKVSVKHGGVGIGLFAAAAFLGLLAVIMLSVAFAYFIHWNGDGLDLQWAFLIVFAVYLLVAALLAFIGVRQVKKVKAPERAIEQGKQIPQALKGHG; from the coding sequence ATGTCGACCCGCCTGACGACCGACCCGGTCAAGGACTCCGACCCCACCCTCGGCAAGCTCGTCATGGACGCCCAGCGCGACATCTCGTCCCTGGTCTCCAAGGAGATCCAGCTCGCCAAGACCGAGCTCAAGGTGAGCGTCAAGCACGGCGGCGTCGGCATCGGGCTGTTCGCCGCAGCGGCGTTCCTCGGCCTGCTGGCCGTCATCATGCTGTCGGTCGCGTTCGCCTACTTCATCCACTGGAACGGCGACGGCCTCGACCTGCAGTGGGCGTTCCTCATCGTCTTCGCGGTCTACCTCCTCGTCGCCGCCCTCCTGGCCTTCATCGGCGTCCGGCAGGTCAAGAAGGTCAAGGCGCCCGAGCGCGCGATCGAGCAGGGCAAGCAGATCCCGCAGGCGCTCAAGGGCCACGGCTGA
- the nhaA gene encoding Na+/H+ antiporter NhaA has protein sequence MASPHDPHDSPTDSPRVPPRVDDDLWESGPVYIASDKPLARLVARPVREFLRVEAAGSLLLLLAAAVALVWANSPWASSYDALWHTHLVLDVGPLHLDESLQHWVNDALMVIFFFVVGLEIKYELVNGDLRDPKTAALPIVAAVGGMLVPAGLYLALNPPGSDGAAGWGIPMATDIAFAVGVLGILGRRIPSAARLFLLTLAIVDDIGAILVIAVFYTSDLSLTWLAIALLLLAVMVVARRLRIWTMVLYAVLGVGVWYALLESGVHATLAGVAIGLLAPAVPLLNEEVARQHAREALRDNTLDPEELVKLRFLLKESVSVVERLQSTLHPVSAYVVLPVFALANAGVELGAIGKVFTEPVGIGIVLGLVLGKPVGILVASFLAVRLGLGRLPDHTTWPMVAGLGAVGGIGFTVSIFIAGLSFPGEELLTEEAKIAILLASLLAAVLGVVALLAATRGRDHDDVPEDAAASSS, from the coding sequence ATGGCCTCACCCCACGACCCGCACGACTCACCCACCGACTCGCCGCGCGTCCCACCACGCGTGGACGACGACCTCTGGGAGTCCGGTCCCGTCTACATCGCGAGCGACAAGCCGCTCGCCCGGCTCGTCGCGCGACCGGTGCGCGAGTTCCTCCGCGTCGAGGCCGCCGGCTCGCTGCTGCTGCTCCTCGCGGCGGCCGTCGCGCTGGTGTGGGCCAACAGCCCGTGGGCGTCGTCGTACGACGCGCTGTGGCACACCCACCTCGTCCTCGACGTCGGCCCGCTGCACCTCGACGAGTCGTTGCAGCACTGGGTCAACGACGCGCTCATGGTGATCTTCTTCTTCGTGGTCGGCCTGGAGATCAAGTACGAGCTGGTCAACGGCGACCTGCGTGACCCCAAGACCGCGGCCCTGCCGATCGTCGCCGCCGTCGGCGGGATGCTCGTGCCGGCCGGGCTCTACCTCGCCCTCAACCCGCCGGGCAGCGACGGCGCCGCCGGCTGGGGCATCCCGATGGCCACCGACATCGCGTTCGCGGTCGGCGTCCTGGGCATCCTCGGGCGCCGGATCCCGTCGGCGGCCCGGCTGTTCCTGCTGACCCTGGCGATCGTCGACGACATCGGCGCGATCCTGGTCATCGCCGTCTTCTACACCAGCGACCTGTCGCTGACCTGGCTCGCGATCGCGCTCCTGCTGCTGGCGGTGATGGTCGTCGCGCGGCGGCTGCGGATCTGGACGATGGTGCTGTACGCCGTCCTCGGTGTCGGTGTCTGGTACGCCCTGCTCGAGTCCGGCGTCCACGCCACCCTGGCCGGCGTCGCGATCGGGCTGCTCGCGCCTGCCGTGCCGCTGCTCAACGAGGAGGTGGCGCGCCAGCACGCCCGCGAGGCGCTGCGCGACAACACCCTCGACCCGGAGGAGCTGGTCAAGCTGCGCTTCCTGCTCAAGGAGTCGGTGTCGGTGGTCGAGCGGCTGCAGAGCACGCTGCACCCGGTGTCGGCCTACGTCGTGCTGCCGGTCTTCGCCCTGGCCAACGCCGGCGTCGAGCTCGGGGCCATCGGCAAGGTCTTCACCGAGCCGGTGGGGATCGGGATCGTGCTGGGCCTGGTGCTCGGCAAGCCGGTCGGCATCCTGGTGGCGTCGTTCCTGGCCGTACGCCTCGGGCTCGGCCGGCTGCCCGACCACACCACCTGGCCGATGGTCGCCGGACTCGGCGCGGTCGGCGGCATCGGATTCACCGTCTCGATCTTCATCGCGGGGCTGTCGTTCCCCGGCGAGGAGCTGCTGACCGAGGAGGCGAAGATCGCGATCCTGCTGGCCTCGCTGCTCGCCGCCGTCCTCGGCGTGGTCGCGCTGCTGGCGGCGACCCGCGGGCGGGACCACGACGACGTACCGGAGGACGCCGCGGCGTCGTCGTCCTGA
- a CDS encoding MarP family serine protease: MNVLDWCLVALVGIYALSGYWQGFITGACATAGLLLGGLVGIWAAPLALGDAAPSLWVSLGALFIVIVSASLGQAVLQYVGAKIRDRITWQPIRAVDAIGGSVLSAVAVLLVAWALGVAVSGTRIGAITPLVRDSTILAEVNRTLPSDSSKVLQTFNNVVGTTFFPRYLEPFAPERIVAVKPGDPRMLTDPDVLAAESSVVKVRGANGCGSGVEGTGFFYAPGRLMTNAHVVAGVTRPEVEVAGSSVVASVVLYDADLDVAVLSLPDGGVPPLAFDTEVRPRDPVAVLGYPEDGPYDVQSGRVRSEQRLRSPDIYGEGTVIRQVFSLRGLIRPGNSGGPIITSAGDVAGVVFAASVSDPDTGYALTADQVAEAAASGLSRQAPVDTGTCVR; this comes from the coding sequence ATGAACGTCCTCGACTGGTGCCTCGTCGCACTCGTGGGGATCTATGCCCTCTCCGGCTACTGGCAGGGCTTCATCACCGGCGCCTGCGCCACCGCCGGCCTGCTCCTCGGCGGCCTGGTCGGCATCTGGGCCGCGCCGCTCGCGCTCGGCGACGCCGCCCCGTCGCTGTGGGTCTCCCTCGGCGCGCTCTTCATCGTGATCGTCTCGGCGTCGCTGGGACAGGCTGTCCTGCAGTACGTCGGCGCCAAGATCCGCGACCGCATCACCTGGCAGCCGATCCGGGCAGTGGACGCGATCGGCGGCTCGGTGCTGAGCGCGGTCGCCGTGCTCCTCGTCGCCTGGGCGCTCGGCGTCGCGGTCTCCGGCACCCGCATCGGCGCGATCACGCCGCTGGTGCGCGACTCCACGATCCTGGCCGAGGTCAACCGCACGCTGCCGTCGGACTCCAGCAAGGTCCTGCAGACCTTCAACAACGTGGTCGGCACGACGTTCTTCCCGCGCTACCTCGAGCCGTTCGCCCCTGAGCGCATCGTCGCCGTCAAGCCCGGCGACCCGCGCATGCTCACCGACCCCGACGTCCTCGCCGCCGAGAGCAGCGTGGTCAAGGTGCGCGGCGCCAACGGCTGCGGCAGCGGCGTCGAGGGCACCGGCTTCTTCTACGCGCCCGGGCGCCTGATGACCAACGCCCACGTCGTCGCGGGCGTGACCCGCCCCGAGGTCGAGGTCGCCGGGTCCTCGGTGGTCGCGTCGGTCGTGCTCTACGACGCCGACCTCGACGTCGCCGTCCTCTCGCTGCCCGACGGCGGCGTGCCGCCGCTGGCCTTCGACACCGAGGTCCGGCCCCGAGACCCGGTGGCGGTCCTCGGCTACCCCGAGGACGGTCCCTACGACGTCCAGTCCGGCCGGGTGCGCTCCGAGCAGCGGTTGCGCTCGCCCGACATCTACGGCGAGGGCACGGTCATCCGGCAGGTCTTCTCCCTGCGCGGGCTGATCCGGCCCGGCAACTCCGGCGGGCCGATCATCACCTCGGCCGGTGACGTGGCCGGCGTCGTCTTCGCCGCGTCGGTCAGCGACCCGGACACCGGCTACGCACTGACCGCCGACCAGGTCGCCGAGGCTGCGGCGTCGGGCCTGTCGCGGCAGGCGCCGGTCGACACCGGGACCTGCGTGCGCTGA
- a CDS encoding TIGR03086 family metal-binding protein — protein sequence MADIPRPVTVLSRALDQARAALTTLDPEDLDLPTHCGDWTVRDLVGHLVAALGNFLAMARGEEVDWSAVPDVADDQWAQHFRADADRLVEHWADRSEDEAGMADWQSAEIGVHTWDLLRATGHSMPLDPEVAERGLAFLQQGLTEENRAGAFGPPVSVPDDALPYDRLVAFAGRDPRA from the coding sequence ATGGCCGACATCCCGCGTCCCGTGACCGTCCTGTCCCGCGCCCTCGACCAGGCGCGCGCCGCCCTCACGACCCTCGACCCCGAGGACCTCGACCTGCCGACGCACTGCGGTGACTGGACCGTGCGCGACCTGGTCGGGCACCTGGTGGCCGCTCTGGGCAACTTCCTCGCGATGGCCCGCGGTGAGGAGGTGGACTGGTCGGCGGTCCCCGACGTGGCCGACGACCAGTGGGCCCAGCACTTCCGCGCCGACGCCGACCGCCTCGTGGAGCACTGGGCGGACCGCTCCGAGGACGAGGCGGGGATGGCGGACTGGCAGAGTGCCGAGATCGGGGTGCACACCTGGGACCTGCTCCGCGCGACGGGGCACTCGATGCCGCTCGACCCGGAGGTGGCCGAGCGCGGGCTGGCGTTCCTCCAGCAGGGCCTGACCGAAGAGAACCGGGCCGGCGCCTTCGGCCCGCCGGTCAGCGTCCCGGACGACGCACTGCCCTACGACCGGCTCGTCGCCTTCGCGGGGCGCGACCCGCGGGCCTGA
- a CDS encoding Crp/Fnr family transcriptional regulator, whose product MDNDVLRQAPLFSSLDDEAATALGGSMAETTLRRGDVLFHEGDSGDKLYVVTEGKVKLGRSSSDGRENLLAIMGPGQMFGELSLFDPGPRSATVTAVTDATFASLSHDDLLKWLEGRPQVARGLLSQLAGRLRKSNDVVADLVFSDVPGRVAKALLDLADRFGRTADDGVHVHHDLTQEELAQLVGASRETVNKALADFASRGWLRLEPRSVVIMDLERLSRRAR is encoded by the coding sequence GTGGACAACGACGTGCTTCGGCAGGCACCGCTGTTCAGCTCGCTCGACGACGAGGCGGCGACTGCACTGGGCGGTTCGATGGCCGAGACCACGCTCCGTCGTGGCGACGTCCTCTTCCACGAGGGCGACTCGGGCGACAAGCTCTACGTCGTCACCGAGGGCAAGGTGAAGCTCGGCCGCTCGTCCTCCGACGGCCGCGAGAACCTGCTCGCCATCATGGGTCCTGGCCAGATGTTCGGCGAGCTCTCGCTCTTCGACCCGGGTCCGCGCTCGGCGACCGTCACGGCCGTCACCGATGCCACCTTCGCCTCGCTGTCCCACGACGACCTGCTCAAGTGGCTCGAGGGCCGCCCCCAGGTCGCGCGTGGCCTGCTGTCGCAGCTCGCCGGACGCCTGCGCAAGTCCAACGACGTCGTCGCCGACCTGGTCTTCTCCGACGTCCCCGGCCGCGTCGCCAAGGCGCTGCTCGACCTCGCCGACCGGTTCGGCCGCACCGCCGACGACGGCGTCCACGTGCACCACGACCTCACGCAGGAGGAGCTCGCCCAGCTGGTCGGCGCCTCCCGCGAGACGGTCAACAAGGCCCTCGCCGACTTCGCCTCGCGCGGCTGGCTGCGCCTCGAGCCCCGCTCCGTGGTCATCATGGACCTCGAGCGGCTCTCGCGCCGCGCCCGCTGA
- the nth gene encoding endonuclease III, producing the protein MDRILAETYPDAATELDFTNPFECLVVTVVSAQTTDRRVNAASPALFAAYPTPEAMAAAPREHMEQLLGPLGFFRQKTESLLKLSQALVERFDGQVPSRLEDLVTLPGVGRKTANVVRGEAFGLPGITVDTHFGRLARRFGWTEETDPVKVEHAVGALFPKRDWTPLSQHLIWHGRRRCHAKKPACGACPVARLCPSYGTGPTDPVEAEKLVTTQGPA; encoded by the coding sequence ATGGACCGCATCCTCGCCGAGACCTATCCCGACGCCGCGACCGAGCTCGACTTCACCAACCCCTTCGAGTGTCTCGTCGTGACGGTGGTCTCCGCGCAGACCACCGACCGGCGCGTCAACGCCGCCAGCCCGGCGCTGTTCGCGGCCTACCCGACGCCCGAGGCGATGGCCGCCGCCCCGCGCGAGCACATGGAGCAGCTGCTCGGCCCGCTGGGGTTCTTCCGGCAGAAGACCGAGTCGCTGCTCAAGCTCAGCCAGGCGCTGGTCGAGAGGTTCGACGGCCAGGTGCCGAGCAGGCTGGAGGACCTCGTCACCCTGCCCGGCGTGGGTCGCAAGACGGCCAACGTCGTCCGCGGCGAGGCGTTCGGGCTCCCGGGCATCACCGTCGACACCCACTTCGGCCGGCTGGCGCGCCGCTTCGGCTGGACCGAGGAGACCGACCCGGTCAAGGTCGAGCACGCCGTCGGCGCGCTGTTCCCCAAGCGCGACTGGACGCCGCTGTCGCAGCACCTCATCTGGCACGGCCGGCGCCGCTGCCACGCCAAGAAGCCCGCGTGCGGCGCTTGCCCCGTGGCGCGCCTCTGCCCCTCCTACGGCACCGGCCCCACCGACCCGGTCGAGGCGGAGAAGCTGGTCACCACCCAGGGACCTGCATGA
- a CDS encoding TolB-like translocation protein: protein MTIQPGPDLRSTLHRLADAAEPLPVSDDLWQRGRAARRRGQALLVAAVLALIVSVGGVASLVVGDDREARTASGEVPGGAIPSRITDGTNEPFEDDLAIGRASVAFVSNHIRVITAEDGRYHHVAFDDPELALSREPAVALSPDGRRLAWSTPSRIAIADLESGDIVTFHHNGGRGAEVASLVWLPDSVRLRWQGAHDGQEVAADIDATGPSESPATPVAERPAVTGIPSPDLDILAMRADVVVTAAPFLQEGDGPGGGPESESIDRVLPTDLYPDGATVRPLGWAEDDLVVAVVDPTQSDVVEHPRLAIFTSPDRPESEWTYREFLPRLPPVESLSIAVDLVPDLTGDPSQQLTHDFGTPSDDDPPRPLGIELSLFIGLGVAAAIAVLLALRWLGRRFLAG, encoded by the coding sequence ATGACCATCCAGCCGGGCCCCGACCTCCGCAGCACCCTCCACCGCCTCGCCGACGCAGCGGAGCCGCTGCCCGTCTCCGACGACCTGTGGCAGCGCGGACGGGCGGCCCGCCGCCGCGGCCAAGCCCTCCTGGTCGCCGCGGTGCTCGCGCTGATCGTCTCCGTCGGAGGAGTCGCCTCCCTCGTGGTCGGTGACGACCGGGAGGCGCGTACGGCGTCCGGCGAGGTGCCGGGCGGGGCCATCCCCAGCCGGATCACCGACGGCACCAACGAGCCGTTCGAGGACGACCTCGCGATCGGGCGGGCCTCGGTGGCCTTCGTCTCCAACCACATCCGCGTGATCACCGCCGAGGACGGGCGCTACCACCACGTCGCGTTCGACGACCCGGAGCTGGCCCTGTCGCGCGAGCCTGCGGTTGCTCTCTCGCCGGACGGACGACGCCTGGCGTGGTCGACGCCGAGCCGCATCGCCATTGCCGACCTGGAGTCCGGCGACATCGTCACGTTCCACCACAACGGAGGTCGTGGCGCCGAGGTCGCCTCCCTCGTCTGGCTGCCGGACTCGGTCCGCCTCAGGTGGCAGGGCGCACACGACGGCCAGGAGGTGGCGGCGGACATCGACGCGACGGGACCGTCGGAGTCCCCCGCCACCCCGGTCGCGGAGCGTCCCGCGGTGACCGGGATCCCCTCACCCGACCTCGACATCCTCGCCATGCGCGCCGACGTCGTCGTCACGGCCGCGCCGTTCCTGCAGGAGGGCGACGGCCCCGGCGGCGGGCCCGAGAGCGAGAGCATCGATCGTGTCCTCCCGACCGACCTCTACCCGGACGGCGCGACGGTGCGACCGCTGGGCTGGGCCGAGGACGACCTCGTCGTGGCGGTGGTCGACCCGACGCAGAGCGACGTGGTCGAGCACCCGCGCCTGGCCATCTTCACCTCGCCGGACCGCCCGGAGTCCGAGTGGACCTATCGCGAGTTCCTGCCGCGCCTGCCGCCCGTCGAGTCGCTCAGCATCGCCGTGGACCTGGTGCCGGACCTGACGGGCGATCCCTCCCAGCAGCTCACCCACGACTTCGGCACTCCCTCCGACGACGACCCGCCACGGCCGCTGGGGATCGAGCTCTCGCTGTTCATCGGGCTCGGGGTCGCTGCGGCGATCGCCGTACTGCTGGCGCTGCGGTGGCTCGGGCGCCGGTTCCTGGCGGGGTAG